The following are from one region of the Mesorhizobium sp. B4-1-4 genome:
- the uvrA gene encoding excinuclease ABC subunit UvrA: MADHKFLSIRGAREHNLKNVDLDLPRDSLIVMTGLSGSGKSSLAFDTIYAEGQRRYVESLSAYARQFLEMMQKPDVDQIDGLSPAISIEQKTTSKNPRSTVGTVTEIYDYMRLLFARVGVPYSPATGLPIESQTVSQMVDRVLAVEEGTRLFLLAPIVRGRKGEYRKELLELQKKGFQRVKVDGVFYEIADVPALDKKYKHDIDVVVDRIVVRGDLATRLADSIETALKLAEGLAVAEFADKPLDASQTGEDSVNKSKNETHERILFSEKFACPVSGFTIPEIEPRLFSFNNPFGACPTCDGLGSQRAIDPNLVVPDESVSLRDGAVSPWAKSTSPYYVQTLEALGKAYNFKLGDKFKDLSAEAREAILRGTGEREITFQYDDGLRSYKTTKTFEGVIPNLERRWKETESAWMREEIERFMSATPCPVCKGYRLKPEALAVKIAGEHIGEVTEQSIRNADRWFTDLPAKLNDKQNEIAVRVLKEIRERLRFLNDVGLDYLTLSRNSGTLSGGESQRIRLASQIGSGLTGVLYVLDEPSIGLHQRDNTRLLDTLKHLRDIGNTVIVVEHDEDAILHADYVVDMGPAAGIHGGEIIAQGTPQQVMANPNSITGKYLSGALEVATPAVRREAKKNRRLKIVGARGNNLKNVTAEIPLGTFTAVTGVSGGGKSTFLIETLFKAASRRIMGSREHPAEHDRIEGLEFLDKVIDIDQSPIGRTPRSNPATYTGAFTPIRDWFAGLPEAKARGYQPGRFSFNVKGGRCEACQGDGVIKIEMHFLPDVYVTCDVCHGKRYNRETLDVLFKGKSIADVLDMTVEEGVDFFAAVPGVRDKLDTLKQVGLGYIHIGQQATTLSGGEAQRIKLAKELSRKATGKTLYILDEPTTGLHFHDVAKLLEVLHELVDQGNTVVVIEHNLEVIKTADWVLDLGPEGGDGGGELVASGTPEAIVREKRSYTGQFLKELLERRPGGKREAAE, translated from the coding sequence ATGGCCGACCATAAATTCCTTTCCATTCGCGGGGCGCGCGAACACAATCTGAAGAATGTCGATCTCGACCTGCCGCGTGACAGCCTGATCGTCATGACCGGCCTGTCGGGCTCCGGCAAATCGTCGCTCGCCTTCGACACCATTTATGCCGAAGGCCAGCGCCGCTATGTCGAAAGCCTTTCGGCCTATGCGCGGCAATTCCTCGAAATGATGCAGAAGCCTGATGTCGACCAGATCGACGGCCTGTCGCCGGCCATCTCCATCGAGCAGAAGACCACGTCGAAGAACCCGCGTTCGACGGTCGGCACCGTCACCGAGATCTATGATTACATGCGGCTTTTGTTCGCCCGTGTCGGCGTGCCCTATTCGCCGGCCACCGGCCTGCCTATCGAGAGCCAGACGGTCAGCCAGATGGTCGACCGGGTGCTGGCGGTCGAGGAAGGCACACGGCTGTTCCTGCTGGCGCCGATCGTGCGCGGTCGCAAGGGCGAGTACCGCAAGGAACTGCTGGAACTGCAGAAGAAGGGGTTTCAGCGCGTCAAGGTCGACGGCGTCTTCTACGAAATCGCCGATGTTCCGGCCCTGGACAAAAAGTACAAGCACGACATCGATGTCGTCGTCGATCGCATCGTCGTGCGCGGCGATCTCGCCACAAGGCTTGCCGACTCCATCGAGACGGCACTGAAGCTCGCCGAGGGATTGGCGGTGGCCGAGTTCGCCGACAAGCCGCTCGACGCCAGCCAGACCGGCGAGGATTCGGTCAACAAATCGAAGAATGAGACGCATGAACGCATCCTGTTCTCCGAAAAATTCGCCTGCCCGGTATCCGGCTTCACCATTCCCGAGATCGAGCCGAGATTGTTCTCGTTCAACAACCCGTTCGGCGCCTGCCCAACCTGCGACGGTCTCGGCAGCCAGCGCGCCATCGATCCCAATCTCGTCGTGCCGGATGAGAGTGTGTCGTTGCGCGACGGCGCGGTCAGCCCATGGGCGAAGTCGACTTCGCCCTATTACGTGCAGACCCTCGAGGCATTGGGCAAGGCTTACAATTTCAAGCTCGGCGACAAGTTCAAGGATTTGAGCGCGGAGGCCCGGGAGGCGATCCTGCGCGGCACCGGCGAACGGGAAATCACCTTCCAGTACGATGACGGCCTGCGCTCCTACAAGACCACCAAGACGTTCGAAGGCGTCATCCCCAACCTCGAGCGGCGCTGGAAGGAAACCGAGTCCGCCTGGATGCGCGAGGAGATCGAGCGCTTCATGTCGGCAACGCCCTGCCCGGTCTGCAAGGGCTATAGGCTGAAGCCGGAAGCGCTGGCGGTTAAGATTGCCGGCGAGCACATTGGCGAAGTCACCGAGCAATCGATCCGCAACGCCGATCGCTGGTTCACCGACCTGCCCGCAAAGCTCAACGACAAGCAGAACGAGATCGCGGTGCGCGTGCTGAAGGAAATCCGCGAGCGCCTGCGGTTCCTCAACGACGTCGGGCTGGATTATCTGACGCTGTCGCGCAATTCCGGCACGCTGTCGGGCGGAGAAAGCCAGCGCATCCGGCTGGCATCGCAGATCGGCTCCGGCCTCACCGGCGTGCTTTACGTGCTGGACGAACCGTCGATCGGCCTGCATCAGCGCGACAACACGCGCCTGCTCGATACGCTGAAGCATTTGCGCGACATCGGCAACACGGTGATCGTCGTCGAGCATGACGAGGATGCCATCCTGCACGCTGACTATGTCGTCGACATGGGGCCGGCCGCCGGGATCCACGGCGGCGAGATCATCGCCCAGGGCACGCCCCAGCAAGTGATGGCGAACCCCAATTCGATCACCGGCAAATATCTGTCGGGCGCACTCGAAGTGGCAACGCCGGCCGTGCGCCGCGAGGCGAAGAAGAACCGGCGCCTGAAGATCGTCGGCGCGCGCGGCAACAATCTGAAGAACGTCACCGCCGAAATACCGCTCGGCACCTTCACCGCCGTCACCGGCGTATCGGGCGGCGGCAAGTCGACCTTCCTGATCGAGACGCTGTTCAAGGCGGCCTCGCGCCGCATCATGGGATCGCGCGAGCATCCGGCCGAACATGACCGCATCGAAGGCCTCGAATTCCTCGACAAGGTCATCGACATCGACCAGTCGCCGATCGGCCGCACGCCGCGGTCGAACCCCGCTACCTATACCGGCGCCTTCACGCCGATCCGTGACTGGTTCGCAGGCCTGCCTGAAGCCAAGGCGCGCGGCTACCAGCCGGGCCGTTTTTCGTTCAACGTCAAGGGCGGCCGCTGCGAGGCCTGCCAGGGCGACGGGGTCATCAAGATCGAGATGCACTTCCTGCCCGACGTCTATGTCACCTGCGATGTCTGCCACGGCAAGCGCTACAACAGAGAGACGCTCGACGTGCTGTTCAAGGGCAAGTCGATCGCCGACGTGCTCGACATGACCGTCGAGGAAGGCGTCGATTTCTTCGCCGCGGTGCCCGGCGTGCGCGACAAGCTCGACACGCTGAAACAGGTCGGCCTCGGCTACATCCATATCGGCCAGCAGGCGACGACGCTCTCCGGCGGCGAGGCGCAACGCATCAAGCTCGCCAAGGAACTGTCGCGCAAGGCGACCGGCAAGACGCTCTACATTCTCGACGAGCCGACCACCGGCCTGCACTTCCACGACGTCGCCAAACTCCTGGAAGTCCTGCATGAACTGGTCGACCAGGGCAACACCGTGGTGGTCATCGAGCACAATCTCGAAGTGATCAAGACCGCCGACTGGGTGCTCGACCTCGGTCCCGAAGGCGGCGACGGCGGTGGCGAACTGGTCGCCTCCGGCACGCCGGAAGCGATCGTGCGCGAAAAGCGCAGCTACACCGGCCAGTTCTTGAAGGAACTTCTGGAGCGGCGCCCCGGAGGCAAACGCGAAGCGGCGGAGTGA
- a CDS encoding ATP-dependent Clp protease proteolytic subunit, whose amino-acid sequence MSGLASLVPMVIEQSSRGERAFDIFSRLLRERIIFINGEINDDVSALVCAQLLSLESDNPDKEISLYINSPGGVVTSGFAIYDTMQYISCPVSTVCMGFAASMGSFLLMAGTAGRRIALPNATILLHQPLGGFQGQASDIQRHAERIGQTKRHMTELYAQHCGRTYEEVERTLDRDHFMTAREAQAWGIVDHVFGTRKKAA is encoded by the coding sequence ATGAGCGGCCTTGCCAGTCTGGTGCCGATGGTGATCGAGCAATCGAGCCGCGGCGAACGCGCCTTCGACATTTTCTCGCGGCTGCTGCGCGAGCGCATCATTTTCATCAACGGCGAGATCAATGACGACGTCTCGGCGCTGGTCTGCGCACAGCTCCTGTCGCTGGAATCCGACAATCCCGACAAGGAGATCTCGCTCTACATCAACTCGCCGGGTGGTGTGGTGACCAGCGGCTTCGCGATCTACGACACGATGCAATATATCAGCTGTCCGGTATCGACCGTGTGCATGGGTTTTGCCGCTTCGATGGGCTCATTCCTGCTGATGGCAGGCACGGCGGGACGCCGCATCGCACTGCCGAACGCCACCATCCTGCTGCATCAGCCGCTGGGCGGCTTCCAGGGTCAGGCTTCCGACATCCAGCGCCATGCCGAGCGCATCGGCCAGACCAAGCGCCACATGACCGAACTCTACGCCCAGCATTGCGGCCGCACCTATGAAGAGGTCGAACGCACGCTGGACCGCGACCATTTCATGACCGCCCGCGAGGCCCAGGCCTGGGGCATCGTCGACCATGTCTTCGGCACTCGCAAAAAAGCGGCTTGA
- a CDS encoding SRPBCC family protein produces the protein MNAKNQSEVVPDAIEFEYDLAEPPEKVWRALTVPELLAAWMMPNDIRPQAGSRFAFAGTEAAIECEILEAEPERLLRFSWREQPGDAARQDPLDSVVTFTLARTISGGTHLRIFHDGFARKAMPAVAVAGAGCRLSLGLRGAGKPIAANTPCLLLRAA, from the coding sequence ATGAACGCCAAAAACCAAAGCGAAGTCGTCCCGGATGCGATCGAGTTCGAATACGATCTTGCCGAACCGCCGGAAAAAGTGTGGCGGGCTCTGACCGTGCCGGAACTGCTCGCAGCCTGGATGATGCCAAACGACATCAGGCCGCAGGCCGGTAGCCGTTTTGCCTTCGCCGGAACTGAGGCGGCGATCGAATGCGAAATCCTCGAAGCCGAACCCGAACGCCTCTTGCGCTTTTCCTGGCGGGAGCAGCCGGGGGACGCCGCGCGCCAGGATCCGCTTGACAGTGTCGTCACCTTCACGCTCGCCCGCACGATTTCCGGCGGCACGCATCTGCGCATTTTCCATGACGGCTTTGCCCGCAAGGCAATGCCCGCTGTTGCCGTGGCGGGCGCCGGCTGCCGGCTTTCGCTCGGGTTGCGTGGGGCCGGAAAGCCCATCGCCGCGAACACGCCATGCCTGCTGCTGCGCGCGGCCTGA
- a CDS encoding ArsR/SmtB family transcription factor produces the protein MIEAEIFRALADPTRRAVFERLATSEMSVSELRSGLTVSQPAVSQHLAVLRGAGLVVERRAGRNAYYRADPQGLAPLLSWIERYRTFWPERIERLKTVLKDMDQ, from the coding sequence ATGATCGAAGCAGAGATTTTCCGCGCACTGGCCGACCCGACGCGACGCGCCGTCTTCGAGCGTCTGGCGACAAGCGAGATGAGCGTGTCGGAACTGCGCAGCGGCCTGACGGTGTCGCAGCCGGCCGTCTCGCAGCATCTGGCGGTGCTGCGCGGCGCCGGGCTGGTGGTAGAGCGGCGGGCGGGCCGCAACGCCTATTATCGAGCCGATCCGCAGGGGCTTGCCCCCCTGCTCTCCTGGATCGAACGCTACCGCACCTTCTGGCCGGAGCGCATCGAAAGGCTGAAGACGGTTTTGAAGGACATGGATCAGTGA
- the ssb gene encoding single-stranded DNA-binding protein translates to MAGSVNKVILVGNLGADPEVRRLNSGEPVVNIRIATSESWRDKNSGERKEKTEWHNVVIFNDQLAKVAEQYLKKGMKVYVEGQLQTRKWQDQTGNDKYTTEVVLQKFRGELQMLDARGQGEGGQVGGYSGGGSSRGSDFGQSGPNESFNRGGGAPRGGGGGSSRELDDEIPF, encoded by the coding sequence ATGGCGGGTAGCGTCAACAAGGTCATTCTGGTCGGCAATCTCGGCGCGGACCCTGAAGTCCGGCGCCTGAACTCGGGCGAGCCGGTCGTCAACATCCGCATCGCGACGTCGGAAAGCTGGCGCGACAAGAATTCCGGCGAGCGCAAGGAAAAGACCGAGTGGCACAATGTCGTCATCTTTAACGACCAGCTCGCCAAGGTGGCGGAGCAGTATCTGAAGAAGGGCATGAAGGTCTATGTCGAGGGCCAGCTGCAGACCCGCAAATGGCAGGACCAGACCGGCAACGACAAGTATACGACGGAAGTCGTGCTGCAGAAGTTCCGCGGCGAGTTGCAGATGCTCGATGCGCGCGGCCAGGGTGAGGGCGGCCAGGTCGGCGGCTATTCCGGTGGTGGCAGCAGCCGTGGTTCCGATTTCGGCCAGTCCGGCCCGAACGAGAGCTTCAACCGTGGCGGCGGTGCGCCGAGGGGCGGTGGTGGCGGCTCGTCACGCGAGCTGGACGACGAAATCCCGTTCTGA
- a CDS encoding OsmC family protein: protein MKARVKWVEERTFVGESGSGHKVVLGTASSPDGKTPGPSPMELVLIGTGGCSAYDVVHILEKGREAVEDCVVELDADRAETDPKVFTRIHMHFIVKGRALSTDKVKRAIDLSIEKYCSASAMMAKTATITHDFEVIDTAAK from the coding sequence GTGAAGGCACGGGTAAAATGGGTCGAGGAGCGCACCTTCGTCGGTGAGTCCGGCAGCGGCCACAAGGTTGTGCTGGGCACAGCCTCCAGCCCTGATGGCAAGACGCCGGGGCCAAGCCCGATGGAGCTGGTGCTGATCGGCACCGGCGGCTGCTCTGCCTATGATGTCGTCCATATCCTGGAAAAAGGCCGCGAAGCGGTTGAGGACTGCGTCGTCGAGCTCGATGCAGATCGGGCCGAGACTGACCCAAAAGTGTTCACGCGCATCCATATGCACTTCATCGTCAAGGGCAGGGCGCTCTCGACCGACAAGGTCAAGCGGGCGATCGACCTGTCGATCGAGAAGTACTGCTCGGCTTCCGCGATGATGGCCAAGACCGCCACGATCACCCACGATTTCGAGGTCATCGATACCGCGGCGAAATAG
- a CDS encoding MarC family protein, which yields MPSFDSLFNAFVTILVTIDPPGLAPLFLAVTRGMNRDERQQVSVRASVIGFLVMALFAIAGASILSVFGITLPAFRVAGGFLLFFIAFEMVFERRQDRKEKIGDVAITKDMIHNIAAFPLAIPLIAGPGAISATVLLSGSFQGFAAQAALVGIIFACLVITYLVFVLSERIDRILGQTGRSILTRLLGVILAALAVQFVADGIKALMVG from the coding sequence ATGCCGAGTTTCGACAGCCTGTTCAATGCCTTCGTCACCATTCTCGTGACCATCGATCCGCCCGGGCTGGCGCCGCTGTTCCTCGCCGTGACACGCGGCATGAACCGCGATGAGCGCCAGCAGGTGTCCGTGCGCGCTTCGGTCATCGGCTTCCTAGTGATGGCGCTGTTCGCCATCGCCGGCGCCTCGATCCTTTCGGTGTTCGGCATCACGCTTCCAGCATTCCGCGTCGCCGGCGGTTTTCTCCTGTTCTTCATCGCCTTCGAAATGGTGTTCGAGCGTCGGCAGGACCGCAAGGAGAAGATCGGCGACGTCGCCATCACCAAGGACATGATCCACAACATCGCCGCCTTCCCGCTGGCGATCCCGCTGATCGCCGGCCCCGGCGCGATTTCGGCGACGGTGCTGCTTTCAGGCTCGTTTCAAGGCTTTGCGGCGCAGGCGGCGTTGGTCGGCATCATCTTCGCGTGCCTCGTCATCACCTATCTGGTGTTCGTCTTGTCGGAGCGCATCGACCGCATTCTTGGCCAGACCGGCCGCTCGATCCTGACCCGCCTGCTCGGCGTCATCCTGGCTGCACTCGCCGTGCAGTTCGTCGCCGACGGCATCAAGGCGCTGATGGTGGGATAA
- a CDS encoding VOC family protein gives MFDHISIGVRDANASKRFYDAALKPLGYTCLNQSPGSLGYGAQSVALWVNEAAHPVPADEKSGLHFCFAAPTRDSVDAFHSGALREGGSDNGAPGLRPDYGENYYAAFVVDPDGYRLEAHCGIPG, from the coding sequence ATGTTCGACCATATCTCGATCGGTGTCCGCGACGCCAACGCCTCGAAGCGCTTCTACGACGCTGCGTTGAAGCCGCTCGGCTATACCTGCCTCAACCAGTCACCCGGTTCGCTCGGCTACGGCGCCCAGAGCGTCGCGCTGTGGGTGAACGAGGCGGCACATCCGGTGCCGGCGGACGAAAAATCCGGGCTGCACTTCTGCTTCGCCGCACCGACGCGGGACAGCGTCGATGCCTTCCATTCCGGCGCCTTGCGTGAGGGCGGCAGCGACAACGGCGCGCCGGGCCTGCGCCCCGATTATGGCGAAAACTACTACGCCGCCTTTGTCGTGGACCCGGACGGCTATCGGCTCGAGGCCCATTGCGGCATTCCCGGCTAA
- a CDS encoding helix-turn-helix transcriptional regulator, which translates to MTATTRTIASGSGWHVADVICTAGAGDRPFEEAHQDFCIAAVTGGAFRYRAQQGTAMLAPGSLLLGNSGTCYECGHEHGSGDRCLSFHFRPAYMERIVAGVPGARGLTFEAPRLPPLPALAPLLAEAEAAREMADTDAFEELSLRIAAAAVATVSGATPVRRAPSRRDQKRVAEAVRRIELDADGQVSLSALADETATSPYHFLRTFRQVAGMTPYQFLLKTRLHRAAVRLRLSNEAISAIAFDAGFNDLSTFNRRFRRVMGETPGNYRARRPSR; encoded by the coding sequence ATGACAGCGACCACCCGCACTATCGCATCCGGATCCGGCTGGCACGTGGCGGATGTGATCTGCACAGCCGGCGCCGGCGATCGGCCGTTCGAGGAGGCACATCAGGATTTCTGCATCGCGGCGGTCACCGGCGGCGCGTTCCGTTACCGCGCGCAACAGGGCACCGCGATGCTGGCGCCGGGGAGCCTCCTGCTCGGCAATTCCGGCACATGCTATGAATGCGGGCACGAGCATGGCAGTGGCGACCGCTGCCTCTCGTTCCATTTCAGGCCGGCTTACATGGAACGGATTGTGGCTGGCGTGCCTGGTGCCAGGGGGCTGACCTTCGAGGCTCCGCGCCTGCCGCCTTTGCCGGCCCTGGCGCCGTTGTTGGCCGAGGCGGAAGCCGCGCGTGAAATGGCCGACACGGACGCTTTCGAGGAACTCTCCCTGCGCATTGCCGCCGCCGCCGTGGCCACGGTTTCCGGCGCCACGCCTGTCCGGCGCGCGCCGAGCCGCCGCGATCAGAAACGGGTGGCCGAAGCCGTGCGGCGGATCGAACTGGATGCCGACGGACAGGTCTCGCTGTCGGCTCTGGCGGATGAAACGGCGACCAGTCCCTACCATTTCCTGCGCACCTTTCGGCAGGTCGCCGGCATGACGCCCTACCAGTTCCTGCTCAAAACCCGGCTGCACAGGGCGGCGGTGCGGTTGCGCCTGTCAAATGAAGCGATCTCGGCGATCGCCTTCGACGCCGGCTTCAACGACCTGTCGACCTTCAACCGCCGGTTTCGACGCGTCATGGGTGAGACGCCAGGCAACTATCGTGCCCGCCGGCCAAGCCGTTGA
- a CDS encoding ParB-like protein: MMSQREPLLNPVAVSDLRPTQITVGMREVALKRQMIRSQSARKTGTFLGSHMIPVVLGPKKRNYVTDHHHLARALLEEGVRDVLVTVISDLSGLDKDAFFVVLDNRGWMHPFDENGKRQPYDAIPKTMAELVDDPYRSMAGELRRQGGFAKDTTPFSEFLWADFLRRRITPGAVAKNFDKAMKEALRVSKGKDADYLPGWCGPTSD, from the coding sequence ATGATGAGCCAACGGGAACCCTTGCTGAACCCCGTTGCCGTCAGTGATCTGCGGCCGACGCAGATCACGGTCGGCATGCGCGAGGTCGCCTTGAAGCGCCAGATGATCCGCTCGCAGAGCGCCAGAAAGACCGGGACCTTTCTCGGCAGCCACATGATTCCCGTCGTGCTGGGGCCGAAGAAGCGCAATTATGTCACGGACCATCATCACCTCGCCCGCGCCTTGCTCGAGGAAGGTGTCAGGGATGTGCTGGTCACGGTGATCAGCGACCTGTCGGGGCTCGACAAGGACGCCTTCTTCGTCGTGCTCGATAACAGGGGCTGGATGCATCCGTTCGACGAGAACGGCAAGCGTCAACCCTACGACGCCATTCCCAAGACCATGGCCGAACTCGTCGACGACCCATACCGGAGCATGGCGGGCGAACTGCGCCGGCAAGGTGGCTTTGCCAAGGACACGACCCCGTTCAGCGAATTCCTGTGGGCGGACTTCCTGCGCCGGCGCATCACGCCGGGCGCCGTGGCGAAGAACTTCGACAAGGCGATGAAAGAAGCGCTGCGCGTGTCCAAGGGCAAGGACGCGGACTATCTGCCAGGCTGGTGCGGGCCGACTTCGGACTGA
- the gyrA gene encoding DNA gyrase subunit A, with the protein MTDQKTPRGADGGPTGIEPISIIEEMQSSYLSYAMSVIVSRALPDVRDGLKPVHRRILYAAHESGYHWNRKYVKSARPVADVMGKYHPHGDASIYDALVRMAQDWSLRVPLIDGQGNFGSIDGDPPAAMRYTESRLTKVAHELLEDIDKDTVDFQDTYDASDTEPKVLPARFPNLLVNGSGGIAVGMATNIPPHNLGEVCNAAIAVIDNPSIDLPALMEIIPGPDFPTGGIVLGRSGIYSAYSTGRGSIVMRGKVNIEQRGNDRESIIITEVPYQVNKASMIEKMAELVRDKRIEGISDIRDESDRQGYRVVVELKRDAVADVILNQLYRFTPLQTSFGANMVALNGGKPELLTLTDMLKAFVTFREEVITRRTKFLLRKARDRAHVLVGLAIAVANIDEVIKLIRTAPDPQTAREQLMERRWPAGDVESLILLIDDPRHRINEDGTYNLSEEQARAILELRLQRLTALGRDEIADELNTIGTEIVDYLDILSSRARVQQIVKDELAAVRDEFGTPRRTELTDGGADMEDEDLIQREDMVVTVSHSGYIKRVPLSLYRAQRRGGKGRSGMSTKEEDFVTRLFVANTHTPVLFFSSRGIVYKEKVWRLPIGNPQSRGKALINMLPLEQGERITTIMPLPEDETSWGELDVMFATTRGTVRRNKLSDFIQVNRNGKIAMKLEEEGDEILGVETCTDNDDVLLTASSGQCIRFSVGDVRVFQSRNSVGVRGIAMADTDRVISMAVIEHVDAPPAERAAYLKRAAVERRLAAGIPGEEEEIALTNEEVDEEAELSDERYEFLKAHEQFVLTVTEYGYGKRSSSYDFRLTGRGGKGIRATDVSKTAEIGRLVATFPVGNDDQIMLVSDGGTVIRVPVNGIRFASRATKGVTIFNTAEGEKVVSVERISEPQSDEESEETVEGVADTTPAADPGPETAE; encoded by the coding sequence TTGACCGACCAAAAGACACCGCGCGGCGCCGACGGCGGCCCCACCGGCATCGAGCCGATCTCCATAATCGAGGAGATGCAGAGCTCCTATCTCTCTTACGCGATGAGCGTGATCGTCAGCCGTGCGCTTCCCGATGTGCGCGACGGCCTGAAGCCGGTGCATCGTCGTATCCTCTATGCCGCCCATGAGAGCGGCTACCACTGGAACCGCAAATATGTGAAGTCCGCGCGTCCCGTCGCCGACGTGATGGGTAAATACCATCCGCACGGCGATGCCTCGATCTATGACGCCTTGGTGCGCATGGCGCAGGACTGGTCGCTGCGCGTGCCTCTGATCGACGGCCAAGGCAACTTCGGTTCGATCGACGGCGATCCGCCGGCGGCCATGCGTTATACCGAATCTCGGCTGACCAAGGTCGCGCATGAGTTGCTGGAGGATATCGACAAGGACACCGTCGACTTCCAGGACACTTATGATGCCTCGGACACCGAGCCGAAGGTCCTGCCCGCGCGCTTTCCCAATCTGCTGGTCAACGGCTCCGGCGGCATCGCCGTCGGCATGGCCACCAACATCCCCCCGCATAATCTCGGTGAGGTCTGCAACGCCGCCATTGCCGTCATCGACAACCCGTCGATCGACCTGCCGGCGCTGATGGAGATCATTCCAGGTCCCGATTTCCCGACCGGCGGCATCGTGCTTGGCCGTTCCGGTATCTACAGCGCCTATTCCACCGGCCGTGGGTCCATTGTCATGCGCGGCAAGGTCAACATCGAACAGCGCGGCAATGACCGTGAATCGATCATCATCACCGAGGTTCCCTATCAGGTGAACAAGGCCTCGATGATCGAGAAGATGGCCGAGCTCGTGCGCGACAAGCGCATCGAGGGCATTTCCGACATCCGCGACGAGAGCGACCGCCAGGGCTACCGGGTTGTCGTCGAGCTGAAGCGCGATGCCGTTGCCGATGTCATCCTCAACCAGCTTTACCGTTTCACGCCGCTGCAGACCTCGTTCGGCGCCAACATGGTGGCGCTGAACGGCGGCAAGCCGGAACTGCTGACGCTGACCGATATGCTGAAGGCGTTCGTCACCTTCCGCGAGGAGGTGATTACACGGCGGACGAAATTCCTGCTGCGCAAAGCGCGCGACCGCGCCCATGTGCTGGTTGGCCTGGCCATCGCCGTCGCCAATATCGACGAGGTCATCAAGCTGATCCGTACCGCGCCGGATCCGCAGACGGCGCGCGAACAGTTGATGGAGCGCCGCTGGCCGGCCGGCGACGTCGAATCGCTGATCCTTCTGATCGACGATCCCCGCCACCGCATCAACGAGGACGGCACCTACAATCTGTCCGAGGAGCAGGCGCGCGCCATCCTCGAACTGCGCCTGCAGCGCCTGACCGCGCTTGGCCGCGACGAAATCGCCGACGAATTGAACACCATCGGCACCGAAATCGTCGATTATCTCGACATTCTGTCGTCGCGCGCGCGCGTCCAGCAGATCGTCAAGGACGAGCTCGCCGCCGTGCGCGACGAGTTCGGCACGCCACGCCGCACCGAACTCACCGACGGCGGCGCCGACATGGAAGACGAGGACCTGATCCAGCGCGAGGATATGGTCGTGACGGTGAGCCATTCCGGCTACATCAAGCGCGTGCCGTTGTCGCTCTACCGGGCGCAGCGCCGCGGCGGCAAGGGCCGCTCCGGCATGTCGACCAAGGAAGAGGATTTCGTCACCAGGCTGTTCGTGGCCAACACCCACACGCCGGTGCTGTTCTTCTCCTCGCGCGGCATCGTCTACAAGGAAAAGGTCTGGCGGCTGCCGATCGGCAATCCGCAGTCACGCGGCAAGGCGCTGATCAACATGCTGCCGCTCGAGCAGGGCGAGCGCATCACCACCATCATGCCGCTGCCGGAAGACGAGACCAGCTGGGGCGAGCTCGACGTGATGTTCGCCACCACGCGCGGCACAGTGCGCCGCAACAAGCTTTCCGACTTCATCCAGGTCAACCGCAATGGCAAGATCGCCATGAAGCTGGAGGAGGAGGGCGACGAGATCCTCGGCGTCGAGACGTGTACCGATAATGACGACGTACTCCTGACCGCCAGCTCCGGCCAGTGCATCCGCTTCTCGGTTGGCGACGTGCGCGTATTCCAGAGCCGCAACTCTGTCGGCGTGCGCGGCATAGCCATGGCCGATACCGACCGCGTCATTTCCATGGCTGTCATCGAGCATGTCGATGCGCCGCCGGCCGAACGCGCCGCCTATCTCAAGCGGGCGGCGGTCGAACGGCGGTTGGCTGCCGGTATACCGGGCGAAGAAGAAGAGATCGCGCTGACCAATGAAGAGGTCGACGAGGAAGCGGAGCTGTCCGACGAACGCTACGAATTCCTCAAGGCGCATGAGCAGTTCGTGCTGACGGTCACGGAATATGGTTACGGCAAGCGCTCCTCGTCCTATGATTTCCGTCTGACCGGCCGCGGCGGCAAGGGCATCCGCGCTACTGACGTCTCGAAGACGGCCGAAATCGGCAGGCTGGTGGCGACCTTCCCGGTCGGCAATGACGATCAGATCATGCTGGTGTCGGATGGCGGCACCGTCATCCGGGTGCCGGTGAACGGCATCCGTTTCGCAAGCCGGGCCACCAAGGGCGTGACCATCTTCAATACCGCCGAAGGTGAAAAGGTGGTTTCGGTCGAGCGCATTTCCGAGCCGCAATCGGACGAGGAAAGCGAAGAGACCGTCGAGGGCGTCGCCGACACCACTCCTGCGGCGGACCCCGGGCCGGAGACTGCCGAGTAA